One region of Mus musculus strain C57BL/6J chromosome 15, GRCm38.p6 C57BL/6J genomic DNA includes:
- the Atf4 gene encoding cyclic AMP-dependent transcription factor ATF-4, translating to MTEMSFLNSEVLAGDLMSPFDQSGLGAEESLGLLDDYLEVAKHLKPHGFSSDKAGSSEWPAMDDGLASASDTGKEDAFSGTDWMLEKMDLKEFDFDALFRMDDLETMPDELLTTLDDTCDLFAPLVQETNKEPPQTVNPIGHLPESLIKVDQVAPFTFLQPFPCSPGVLSSTPEHSFSLELGSEVDISEGDRKPDSAAYITLIPPCVKEEDTPSDNDSGICMSPESYLGSPQHSPSTSRAPPDNLPSPGGSRGSPRPKPYDPPGVSLTAKVKTEKLDKKLKKMEQNKTAATRYRQKKRAEQEALTGECKELEKKNEALKEKADSLAKEIQYLKDLIEEVRKARGKKRVP from the exons ATGACCGAGATGAGCTTCCTGAACAGCGAAGTGTTGGCGGGGGACTTGATGTCCCCCTTCGACCAGTCGGGTTTGGGGGCTGAAGAAAGCCTAGGTCTCTTAGATGACTATCTGGAGGTGGCCAAGCACTTGAAACCTCATGGGTTCTCCAGCGACAAGGCGGGCTCCTCGGAATGGCCGGCTATGGATGATGGCTTGGCCAGTGCCTCAGACACCGGCAAGG AGGATGCCTTTTCCGGGACAGATTGGATGTTGGAGAAAATGGATCTGAAAGAGTTTGACTTCGATGCTCTGTTTCGAATGGATGACCTGGAAACCATGCCAGATGAGCTCTTGACCACGTTGGATGACACATGTGATCTTTTTGCCCCTCTAGTCCAAGAGACTAATAAGGAGCCCCCTCAGACAGTGAACCCAATTGGCCATCTCCCAGAAAGTTTAATAAAAGTCGACCAGGTTGCCCCCTTTACATTCTTGCAGCCTTTCCCCTGTTCCCCAGGGGTTCTGTCTTCCACTCCAGAGCATTCCTTTAGTTTAGAGCTAGGCAGTGAAGTTGATATCTCTGAAGGAGACAGGAAGCCTGACTCTGCTGCTTACATTACTCTAATCCCTCCATGTGTAAAGGAGGAAGACACTCCCTCTGACAATGACAGTGGCATCTGTATGAGCCCAGAGTCCTACCTGGGCTCTCCCCAGCATAGCCCCTCCACCTCCAGGGCCCCACCAGACAATCTGCCTTCTCCAGGTGGTTCCCGTGGGTCTCCTCGGCCCAAACCTTATGACCCACCTGGAGTTAGTTTGACAGCTAAAGTGAAGACTGAGAAATTGGATAAGAAGCTGAAAAAGATGGAGCAAAACAAGACAGCAGCCACTAGGTACCGCCAGAAGAAGCGGGCTGAGCAGGAGGCCCTCACTGGCGAGTGtaaggagctagaaaaaaagaatgaggctCTGAAAGAGAAGGCAGATTCTCTGGCCAAGGAGATCCAGTATCTGAAAGACCTGATAGAAGAGGTCCGTAAGGCAAGGGGGAAGAAGAGAGTTCCGTAA